One Atribacterota bacterium DNA window includes the following coding sequences:
- the gyrA gene encoding DNA gyrase subunit A, which yields MINDESKENREENRDKEEEIVKVQEIPTDITNEIKTAYINYAMSVIIGRAIPDARDGLKPVHRRVLYSMYKLGNTPDKPHKKSARIVGDTLGKYHPHGDTAVYDTIVRMAQDFSYRYPLADGQGNFGSIDGDSAAAMRYTEVRMSPIAQEMLADIKKDTVDFIPNFDNSLEEPTILPAPVPQLLINGSSGIAVGMATNIPPHNLAEVIDACVLLIDNPEADLKEIMKVLPGPDFPTGATIYGISGIQQAYKTGKGIITLKARIITENHEKKNKSAAPVLVVKELPYQVNKANLVEEIANLVQDKKIVEISALRDESDRNGMRVVIELKKGSNVNVVLNNLYKHTKLKTSFGINMLSIVDGRPKLLNLREALDCFLAHRKEVVQRRSRYELNQAKDRAHILEGLKIALANIDEVIQIIKKSKDVQSAHQQLRKRFSLSDKQAQAILDMRLQRLTSLEVKKLEEEYKDLIKRIAYLEDILANPRKLMLTIKDELLDLKKKYADNRLTQIVKEEKEFEVEDFIAEEDIVITYTKDGYLKRLPLNTYRKQRRGGRGIIGMGVKKEDLVDNLYITTNLHDILFFSNKGTVYRRKAYQIPEGGRTSRGIAVVNLLGIQKDEKITTVIPIRSAKIDNSREENKWYLYMATKHGKVKKTPLSAFASLRNKEIIAISLVDGDELIRVRLAEDKDNVILSTRKGKSTYFSGKNIRSMGRTAMGCRGMILSKEDYLLDISLVNPDSEEDLLLITENGSGKRTPLKSYRLSKSRGCKGVKSIRSSKERGEVVSAKVVSERDELVIISQKGIIIRVPIKEISQTGRNSMGVKVMNLDEDDKVASVATVPQSRVID from the coding sequence ATGATTAATGATGAAAGCAAAGAAAATAGAGAAGAAAATAGAGATAAAGAAGAAGAAATAGTAAAAGTGCAGGAAATTCCTACTGATATTACAAACGAAATTAAAACAGCCTATATCAACTATGCTATGAGCGTTATAATAGGTAGGGCAATACCGGATGCAAGAGATGGTTTAAAACCAGTTCACAGACGTGTTTTATATTCCATGTATAAATTAGGCAATACCCCTGATAAACCTCATAAAAAGTCAGCAAGGATTGTGGGAGACACTCTTGGTAAATATCATCCCCATGGTGATACAGCAGTTTATGATACTATTGTCAGAATGGCCCAGGATTTTTCTTACAGATACCCGCTGGCAGACGGTCAGGGGAATTTTGGTTCAATTGATGGGGATTCAGCAGCAGCTATGCGTTATACCGAGGTCAGAATGTCACCAATTGCACAGGAGATGCTTGCAGACATTAAAAAAGATACGGTTGATTTTATACCAAATTTTGATAATTCCCTGGAAGAACCAACTATATTACCGGCACCTGTTCCCCAATTATTAATAAACGGGTCTTCAGGTATTGCTGTAGGTATGGCAACTAATATTCCACCTCATAATTTGGCAGAAGTTATTGATGCCTGTGTTTTATTAATAGATAATCCGGAAGCTGATCTTAAAGAAATAATGAAAGTTCTTCCTGGTCCGGATTTTCCGACAGGTGCAACTATTTATGGTATATCAGGAATACAACAGGCTTATAAAACCGGTAAGGGAATTATTACTTTAAAGGCAAGAATTATTACTGAGAACCATGAAAAGAAGAACAAATCAGCAGCCCCTGTTTTAGTAGTTAAAGAACTGCCATATCAGGTTAATAAAGCTAATCTTGTGGAAGAAATCGCTAATTTGGTTCAAGACAAAAAAATCGTCGAAATTTCTGCCCTCAGAGATGAATCTGACAGAAACGGAATGAGAGTTGTTATTGAACTAAAAAAGGGAAGCAATGTAAATGTGGTTTTAAATAATCTTTATAAACACACAAAATTAAAGACTTCTTTTGGAATCAATATGTTGTCCATTGTAGATGGAAGACCTAAACTGCTTAATTTACGTGAAGCTTTAGATTGTTTCTTAGCTCATCGCAAAGAAGTGGTTCAGAGGCGTTCCAGATATGAATTGAATCAGGCAAAAGATAGGGCACATATATTAGAAGGGTTAAAAATTGCATTAGCAAATATTGATGAAGTTATACAAATTATTAAAAAATCAAAGGATGTCCAATCAGCCCATCAACAGCTTCGAAAAAGATTCAGTCTAAGTGATAAACAGGCACAGGCAATTTTAGACATGCGCTTGCAGAGGCTTACATCTTTAGAAGTAAAGAAATTAGAAGAAGAATATAAGGACCTCATTAAGAGAATTGCTTATCTGGAAGATATTTTGGCAAATCCAAGAAAACTTATGCTTACTATTAAAGATGAATTATTGGATTTAAAGAAAAAATATGCAGATAATAGACTTACTCAGATCGTGAAAGAAGAAAAAGAATTTGAAGTAGAGGATTTCATTGCCGAAGAAGATATAGTCATCACTTATACTAAAGATGGCTACTTAAAAAGACTCCCCCTTAATACTTATCGCAAACAGAGAAGAGGAGGCAGGGGTATTATTGGAATGGGAGTAAAGAAAGAAGATTTGGTAGACAACCTTTATATTACTACTAATTTACATGATATTCTATTCTTCTCTAATAAAGGTACTGTATACCGTAGAAAAGCCTATCAAATTCCTGAAGGAGGCAGAACTTCCAGAGGTATTGCAGTAGTGAATTTACTGGGAATCCAAAAAGATGAAAAGATTACCACTGTTATTCCTATACGTTCAGCAAAAATAGATAATTCCCGTGAAGAAAACAAGTGGTATTTGTATATGGCGACTAAACATGGGAAGGTTAAAAAGACACCCTTAAGTGCATTTGCCAGCTTAAGAAATAAAGAGATTATTGCAATTTCACTGGTAGATGGTGATGAATTAATTAGAGTAAGATTGGCAGAGGACAAAGATAATGTTATTCTAAGTACCCGAAAAGGTAAATCAACATATTTTTCCGGTAAAAATATCCGCTCGATGGGTAGAACTGCTATGGGGTGCCGGGGAATGATTTTATCAAAAGAAGATTATTTGCTTGATATTAGCCTGGTTAATCCTGATTCTGAGGAAGACCTGCTTTTAATTACCGAAAACGGTTCAGGCAAAAGAACTCCTTTAAAATCATATAGACTCTCAAAATCAAGAGGATGTAAAGGAGTTAAATCTATACGGTCCAGTAAGGAGCGTGGAGAGGTAGTCTCTGCAAAGGTAGTCAGTGAGAGGGATGAATTAGTTATTATAAGCCAGAAGGGCATTATTATTCGGGTTCCTATAAAAGAAATAAGCCAGACTGGTAGAAATTCAATGGGAGTAAAGGTTATGAACCTGGATGAAGACGACAAAGTAGCCAGTGTAGCAACTGTTCCCCAATCCAGAGTAATAGATTAA